A window of Pedococcus aerophilus contains these coding sequences:
- a CDS encoding (Fe-S)-binding protein has translation MTSTARPAGGGGPVDPQAHGAFDAHRPPSAELLADCVHCGFCLPSCPTYVLWGEEMDSPRGRIHLMSQVREGEPLTQEVAGHFDACLGCMGCVTACPSGVQYDELITATRAQVERNTSRPPAQRLLRSAIFAFFPYPRRLRALRGPLRLHQRSGLSRLLRKSGVLQRISPHLAAMESLAPPLGAAEPVPEVTRAAGPRRGTVGLLLGCVQREFFPGVNAATARVLAAEGFDVLAPASQGCCGALSAHNGREPEAARFARRLIDTFESAGVEHVVVNSAGCGSSMKEYAALLADDPAYAARAEAFEEKVRDVSEFLAEVEPVATRHPLEVSVAYHDACHLGHAQGIRSQPRQLLGAIPGLEVREVPDGSLCCGSAGIYNLLNPGTARELGDLKAANVQRTGAQLLVTANPGCLMQIHSSLERAGTPMPLAHTIEVLDASLRGRQPSDLGVPGATRSTGGSPTP, from the coding sequence ATGACCAGCACCGCACGCCCCGCCGGTGGCGGCGGCCCCGTCGACCCGCAGGCCCACGGGGCGTTCGACGCCCACCGTCCACCGTCCGCAGAGCTGCTCGCCGACTGCGTGCACTGTGGGTTCTGCCTGCCGAGCTGTCCCACCTACGTCCTGTGGGGGGAGGAGATGGACTCGCCGCGGGGCCGCATCCACCTCATGTCGCAGGTGCGCGAGGGTGAGCCGCTGACCCAAGAGGTGGCGGGGCACTTCGACGCCTGCCTCGGCTGCATGGGGTGCGTGACCGCCTGCCCTTCGGGCGTCCAGTACGACGAGCTCATCACCGCCACCCGTGCCCAGGTCGAGCGGAACACCAGCCGGCCGCCGGCTCAGCGCCTCCTGCGGTCGGCCATCTTCGCCTTCTTCCCCTACCCGCGTCGCCTGCGTGCCCTGCGGGGACCCTTGCGGCTGCACCAGCGCTCCGGCCTGTCCCGGCTGCTGCGCAAGAGCGGTGTGCTGCAACGGATCTCACCGCACCTGGCTGCGATGGAGTCGTTGGCGCCGCCGCTGGGTGCCGCCGAGCCCGTCCCCGAGGTCACGCGGGCCGCCGGGCCCAGGCGCGGCACCGTCGGCCTGCTGCTCGGGTGCGTGCAGCGTGAGTTCTTCCCCGGGGTCAACGCCGCCACCGCGCGGGTGCTGGCGGCCGAGGGTTTCGACGTGCTGGCCCCCGCGAGCCAGGGCTGCTGCGGCGCCCTCTCCGCGCACAACGGGCGCGAGCCCGAGGCGGCCCGCTTCGCCAGGCGCCTCATCGACACCTTCGAGTCAGCGGGGGTCGAGCACGTCGTGGTCAACTCGGCGGGGTGCGGCTCCTCCATGAAGGAGTATGCCGCGCTGCTGGCCGACGACCCCGCCTACGCCGCCCGCGCGGAGGCGTTCGAGGAGAAGGTGCGCGACGTCAGCGAGTTCCTCGCCGAGGTCGAGCCCGTCGCCACACGGCACCCGCTCGAGGTGAGCGTGGCCTACCACGACGCCTGCCACCTCGGCCACGCCCAGGGGATCCGCAGCCAGCCCCGTCAGCTGCTCGGCGCCATACCGGGGCTGGAGGTGCGGGAGGTCCCGGACGGGTCGCTGTGCTGCGGCAGCGCGGGGATCTACAACCTGCTCAACCCCGGCACGGCGCGCGAGCTCGGTGACCTCAAGGCGGCGAACGTGCAGCGCACCGGCGCCCAGCTCCTCGTCACCGCCAACCCCGGCTGCCTCATGCAGATCCACTCCTCCCTCGAGCGGGCCGGCACCCCCATGCCGCTGGCCCACACCATCGAGGTCCTCGACGCGTCCCTGCGGGGACGGCAGCCGTCCGACCTCGGGGTCCCCGGCGCCACGCGCAGCACCGGGGGGTCGCCGACGCCCTAG
- a CDS encoding FAD-binding oxidoreductase → MAAAPEALLRACDGYLTEASDDDAVLGMAPRWVASPGTTAQVSAVMAAATADGLAVVPRGTGSKLGWGNPPRRLDVVLDTTRLDTLVEHAAGDLILVTGAGRRLTALQDDVAGSGQRLGIDPTRSGTIGGTVATGTSGPMRLRHGAVRDLVIGMTLVRADGVVAKSGGKVVKNVAGYDLAKLLTGSFGTLGVITEVAFRLHPVPPARRWVTLAVDGPEQAQAAVQELAHSQQAPVAVEVDWAEGRGEVSALLEGHADATEDCAETVARGLGDGARVDDHAPDWWGTDLGAADLHADGAGRTLVRTTHEIAGTGPLLGSITSLSEAPGVSAAYRGSPAVGVGCALLVGEVDAVVAATEGLRAAAAAVGGAAVVLEAPDDVRARVDVWGPATALDLMRSVKARFDPEGTLAPGRFVGGI, encoded by the coding sequence ATGGCCGCCGCACCCGAGGCGCTGCTGCGCGCCTGCGACGGGTACCTCACCGAGGCATCGGACGACGACGCCGTCCTCGGTATGGCGCCGCGCTGGGTCGCGTCGCCCGGCACCACCGCGCAGGTGTCGGCCGTCATGGCCGCGGCCACTGCCGACGGGCTGGCTGTCGTCCCTCGCGGCACCGGGAGCAAGCTGGGCTGGGGCAACCCCCCGCGCCGGCTCGACGTCGTCCTCGACACCACCCGCCTCGACACGCTCGTCGAGCACGCGGCCGGCGACCTCATCCTCGTCACCGGCGCCGGTCGCCGGCTGACCGCGTTGCAGGACGATGTCGCCGGCTCCGGCCAGCGCCTCGGCATCGACCCGACCCGCAGCGGCACCATCGGTGGCACCGTCGCCACCGGCACGAGCGGGCCGATGCGGTTGCGGCACGGGGCAGTTCGCGACCTCGTGATCGGCATGACGCTGGTCCGGGCTGACGGCGTCGTCGCCAAGAGCGGTGGCAAGGTCGTCAAGAACGTCGCGGGCTACGACCTCGCGAAGCTGCTCACGGGGTCCTTCGGCACCCTCGGCGTCATCACCGAGGTCGCGTTCCGCCTGCACCCGGTGCCCCCCGCCCGACGCTGGGTGACCCTCGCGGTCGACGGACCGGAGCAGGCCCAGGCCGCCGTGCAGGAGCTCGCCCACAGCCAGCAGGCGCCGGTCGCCGTCGAGGTGGACTGGGCCGAGGGCCGCGGCGAGGTGAGTGCCCTGCTCGAGGGGCACGCGGACGCCACGGAGGACTGCGCCGAGACCGTGGCGCGAGGTCTGGGGGACGGTGCCCGCGTCGACGACCACGCCCCCGACTGGTGGGGGACCGACCTCGGCGCTGCCGACCTCCATGCTGACGGCGCCGGACGCACCCTCGTCCGCACCACCCACGAGATCGCCGGGACCGGCCCGCTGCTCGGGTCGATCACGTCGCTGTCCGAGGCCCCCGGGGTCAGCGCCGCCTACCGCGGCTCGCCCGCCGTCGGTGTCGGCTGCGCCCTGCTCGTGGGTGAGGTCGATGCCGTCGTCGCGGCGACCGAGGGGCTGCGCGCCGCAGCCGCGGCGGTCGGTGGCGCGGCCGTGGTCCTCGAGGCGCCGGACGACGTCCGGGCCCGGGTCGACGTGTGGGGACCAGCCACGGCCCTCGACCTCATGCGCTCGGTCAAGGCGCGCTTCGACCCCGAAGGCACCCTCGCCCCCGGCCGCTTCGTAGGAGGCATCTGA
- a CDS encoding FAD-linked oxidase C-terminal domain-containing protein: MDTDVLARRLRALVGEHAVITDRQQLRTYECDGLTHYKVVPALVVLAETTVHVAAAVTECAREGIPFVARGSGTGLSGGALPHADGVLIVLSRMRQILEVDRANQRAVVEPGVINLQLSDTTRSEGYYYAPDPSSQQVCSIGGNVAENSGGAHCLKYGFTTNHVTGLEFVTPRGDVVVLGGKAPDPTGYDLLGAVVGSEGTLGVATQVTVRLTRTPEDVSTLLAAFASTDQAGAAVSAIIGAGVIPAAIEMMDALAIEAAEEAVHCDYPAGAGAVLIVEIDGPAADVQHVFAEVERHCREADAFEIRIAADDAERALFWKGRKSAFAAVGRISPDYIVQDGVIPRTALPEVLRQIAALSTDSGVRVANVFHAGDGNLHPLVLFDESRPGEGERAEEVSGAILDLCIEHGGSITGEHGVGSDKAKFMPRMFTDDDLDTMQLVRCAFDPDSISNPGKIFPTPRLCGERPGRHQGVHPLAESGVAEVF, translated from the coding sequence ATGGACACCGATGTCCTTGCTCGACGGCTGCGCGCCCTCGTGGGCGAGCACGCCGTCATCACCGACCGCCAGCAGCTGCGCACCTACGAGTGCGACGGGCTGACCCACTACAAGGTCGTCCCCGCCCTGGTGGTGCTGGCCGAGACCACCGTCCACGTGGCTGCCGCCGTCACCGAGTGCGCGCGTGAGGGCATCCCCTTCGTCGCCCGCGGCTCCGGCACCGGTCTGTCCGGTGGGGCCCTGCCGCACGCCGACGGGGTGCTCATCGTCCTCAGCCGGATGCGCCAGATCCTCGAGGTCGACCGCGCCAACCAGCGGGCGGTCGTCGAGCCCGGGGTGATCAACCTCCAGCTGAGCGACACCACCCGCTCCGAGGGCTACTACTACGCGCCGGACCCGTCCAGCCAGCAGGTCTGCTCGATCGGCGGCAACGTCGCGGAGAACTCCGGGGGAGCGCACTGCCTGAAGTACGGCTTCACCACCAACCACGTCACGGGGCTCGAGTTCGTCACCCCCCGGGGCGACGTCGTCGTCCTCGGCGGGAAGGCCCCCGACCCGACCGGCTACGACCTGCTCGGGGCGGTCGTCGGCTCCGAGGGAACTCTCGGCGTCGCCACCCAGGTCACCGTGCGGCTCACCCGCACCCCGGAGGACGTCAGCACCCTCCTCGCGGCGTTCGCGTCGACCGACCAGGCCGGGGCTGCCGTGTCGGCCATCATCGGCGCCGGGGTCATCCCGGCGGCGATCGAGATGATGGACGCACTCGCGATCGAGGCCGCGGAGGAAGCCGTCCACTGCGACTACCCCGCGGGCGCCGGCGCCGTCCTCATCGTCGAGATCGACGGCCCGGCCGCTGATGTCCAGCACGTCTTCGCCGAGGTCGAGCGGCACTGCCGGGAGGCCGACGCCTTCGAGATCCGCATCGCCGCCGACGACGCGGAGCGCGCGCTGTTCTGGAAGGGCCGCAAGTCCGCGTTCGCCGCCGTGGGCCGGATCAGCCCCGACTACATCGTCCAGGACGGCGTCATCCCACGGACCGCCCTGCCCGAGGTGCTGCGCCAGATCGCAGCGCTGTCAACAGATTCCGGCGTGCGCGTCGCCAACGTCTTCCACGCCGGCGACGGCAACCTGCACCCGCTCGTGCTGTTCGACGAGTCCAGGCCGGGCGAGGGGGAACGGGCCGAGGAGGTGTCCGGCGCCATCCTCGACCTGTGCATCGAGCACGGCGGCTCCATCACCGGCGAGCACGGGGTCGGCAGTGACAAGGCGAAGTTCATGCCGCGCATGTTCACCGACGACGACCTCGACACCATGCAGCTCGTGCGGTGCGCGTTCGACCCCGACTCGATCTCGAACCCCGGCAAGATCTTCCCGACGCCGCGCCTGTGCGGCGAACGCCCCGGCCGCCACCAGGGTGTCCACCCGCTCGCCGAGTCCGGCGTGGCGGAGGTGTTCTGA
- a CDS encoding nitroreductase family deazaflavin-dependent oxidoreductase, with protein sequence MTIQGEYVPSPTAWVREQVEKIEETGTTRSVSVQDREVVMLTMLGVSGKVRKVPLMRVEHDGVYAAVASKGGAPEHPAWYANVRKNPVLDLQDDDRTWTVRAREIEGTEREQWWERCVAAFPPYAEYQVKTDRLIPVLLLEPYEG encoded by the coding sequence ATGACGATTCAGGGTGAGTACGTCCCCAGTCCCACCGCGTGGGTCCGCGAGCAGGTCGAGAAGATCGAGGAGACCGGCACGACCCGCTCGGTGAGCGTGCAGGACCGCGAGGTGGTCATGCTGACGATGCTCGGGGTGTCCGGCAAGGTCCGCAAGGTGCCGTTGATGCGTGTCGAGCACGACGGTGTGTATGCCGCCGTGGCCAGCAAGGGCGGGGCCCCCGAGCACCCGGCGTGGTACGCCAACGTGCGCAAGAACCCTGTCCTGGACCTCCAGGACGACGACCGCACGTGGACCGTCCGGGCCCGCGAGATCGAGGGCACCGAGCGCGAGCAGTGGTGGGAGCGGTGCGTCGCAGCCTTCCCGCCCTACGCCGAGTACCAGGTCAAGACCGACCGCCTCATCCCCGTGCTGCTGCTCGAGCCCTACGAGGGCTGA
- a CDS encoding ATP-binding cassette domain-containing protein: MAAKTAAKTAAAHVADAHDVIRVQGARENNLKDVSVEIPKRRLTVFTGVSGSGKSSLVFGTIAAESQRMINETYSTFVQGFMPNLARPEVDLLGGLTTAIIVDQERMGANPRSTVGTATDANTMLRILFSRLGTPHIGPPTAFAFNVPTRVASGVMRTDKGGREEKSVVRDAVYQGGMCSRCEGMGAVNDFDLTAIYDASRSLSDGALLVPGYSMDGWYGRIFSGAGLPMDKPVEKFTAKQLDKLLYGQPEKIRVDGVNLTYEGVLTKVQKSMLSKDLEAMQPHVRRFVERAVTFTTCPDCKGTRLSREALSSKINGKNIAELCQMQISDLAVWLRDLDAPSVAPLVGGLQHLLDSFDEIGLGYLSLDRPAGTLSGGEAQRTKMIRHLGSSLTDVTYVFDEPTIGLHPHDIERMNQLLLQLRDKGNTVLVVEHKPETIAIADHVIDLGPGAGTAGGTVCFEGTIEGLRASDTTTGHHLDDRVSLKESLRAPTGAMEVRGASAHNLKDVDVDLPLGVLCVVTGVAGSGKSSLVHGSVAGRDGVVVVDQGAIRGSRRSNPATYTGLLEPIRKAFAKANGVKPALFSSNSEGACPACNGAGVIYTELGVMATVESTCEECEGRRFQAAVLEYRLGGRNIAEVLAMPVAEALAFFGEGEARTPAAHTILERLVDVGLGYLTLGQPLTTLSGGERQRLKLATQMAEKGDVYVLDEPTTGLHLADVEQLLGLLDRLVESGRSVIVIEHHQAVMAHADWIIDLGPGAGHDGGRVVFEGTPADLVATRATLTGEHLAAYVGS; the protein is encoded by the coding sequence GTGGCAGCGAAGACCGCCGCCAAGACCGCCGCCGCGCACGTCGCCGATGCCCACGACGTCATCCGGGTCCAGGGCGCCCGGGAGAACAACCTCAAGGACGTCTCCGTCGAGATCCCGAAGCGACGCCTGACGGTCTTCACCGGGGTGTCGGGCTCGGGCAAGAGCTCACTGGTGTTCGGGACGATCGCCGCCGAGTCGCAGCGGATGATCAACGAGACGTACAGCACCTTCGTGCAGGGGTTCATGCCCAACCTCGCCCGTCCCGAGGTCGACCTGCTCGGTGGCCTCACCACCGCCATCATCGTCGACCAGGAGCGGATGGGCGCCAACCCGCGCTCGACCGTCGGGACCGCCACCGACGCCAACACCATGCTGCGGATCTTGTTCAGCCGCTTGGGAACTCCGCACATCGGCCCGCCCACGGCCTTCGCCTTCAACGTCCCCACCCGGGTCGCCAGCGGCGTCATGCGCACGGACAAGGGCGGTCGCGAGGAGAAGTCGGTCGTCCGCGACGCGGTCTACCAGGGCGGCATGTGCTCGCGCTGCGAGGGCATGGGCGCGGTCAACGACTTCGACCTCACCGCGATCTACGACGCGAGCAGGTCGCTGTCCGACGGGGCGCTGCTCGTCCCGGGCTACAGCATGGACGGCTGGTACGGCCGCATCTTCAGCGGTGCGGGCCTCCCCATGGACAAGCCGGTCGAGAAGTTCACGGCCAAGCAGCTCGACAAGCTCTTGTACGGCCAGCCGGAGAAGATCCGTGTCGACGGGGTCAACCTCACCTACGAGGGCGTCCTGACCAAGGTGCAGAAGTCGATGCTGTCCAAGGACCTCGAGGCGATGCAGCCGCACGTGCGCCGGTTCGTCGAGCGGGCGGTCACGTTCACCACCTGTCCGGACTGCAAGGGGACGCGTCTGTCCAGGGAGGCGCTCTCCTCGAAGATCAACGGCAAGAACATCGCCGAGCTCTGCCAGATGCAGATCAGCGACCTGGCGGTCTGGCTGCGGGACCTCGACGCCCCGTCGGTGGCCCCGCTCGTCGGTGGGCTGCAGCACCTGCTCGACTCCTTCGACGAGATCGGGCTCGGATACCTCTCCCTCGACCGGCCGGCCGGCACACTCTCCGGTGGTGAGGCCCAGCGCACCAAGATGATCCGGCACCTCGGGTCCTCGCTCACCGACGTCACGTACGTGTTCGACGAGCCGACGATCGGGCTGCACCCGCACGACATCGAGCGGATGAACCAGCTGCTGCTCCAGCTGCGGGACAAGGGCAACACCGTCCTCGTCGTCGAGCACAAGCCGGAGACGATCGCGATCGCCGACCACGTCATCGACCTCGGGCCCGGCGCCGGCACGGCGGGTGGGACGGTCTGCTTCGAGGGCACGATCGAGGGGCTGCGGGCCAGCGACACCACGACCGGTCACCACCTCGACGACCGCGTGAGCCTCAAGGAGTCGCTGCGGGCCCCGACCGGCGCCATGGAGGTCCGTGGCGCCTCGGCGCACAACCTCAAGGACGTCGACGTCGACCTCCCGCTCGGGGTCCTGTGCGTCGTCACCGGTGTCGCCGGGTCAGGCAAGAGCTCGCTGGTGCACGGCTCGGTGGCGGGCCGGGACGGCGTGGTGGTCGTGGACCAGGGCGCCATCCGCGGGTCCCGCCGCAGCAACCCCGCGACGTACACCGGGCTGCTGGAGCCGATCCGCAAGGCGTTCGCCAAGGCCAACGGAGTCAAGCCCGCGCTGTTCAGCTCCAACTCCGAGGGCGCCTGCCCCGCCTGCAACGGTGCCGGGGTCATCTACACCGAGCTCGGGGTGATGGCGACGGTCGAGTCCACCTGCGAGGAGTGCGAGGGCCGCCGGTTCCAGGCCGCGGTGCTCGAGTACCGGCTCGGCGGCCGCAACATCGCCGAGGTGCTGGCGATGCCGGTGGCCGAGGCGTTGGCGTTCTTCGGCGAGGGGGAGGCGCGCACGCCTGCCGCCCACACGATCCTCGAGCGGCTCGTCGACGTGGGGCTGGGCTACCTCACCCTCGGCCAACCACTCACCACCCTCTCGGGCGGCGAGCGGCAGCGCCTCAAGCTGGCCACCCAGATGGCGGAGAAGGGCGACGTCTACGTCCTCGACGAGCCCACGACCGGCCTGCACCTCGCCGATGTCGAGCAGCTGCTCGGCCTGCTGGACCGCCTCGTCGAGTCGGGCCGGTCCGTCATCGTCATCGAGCACCACCAGGCGGTCATGGCGCACGCCGACTGGATCATCGACCTCGGTCCCGGGGCCGGGCACGACGGCGGTCGGGTGGTGTTCGAGGGAACCCCCGCCGACCTGGTCGCCACGCGGGCGACGCTCACCGGCGAGCACCTCGCCGCCTACGTGGGCAGCTGA
- a CDS encoding DUF4177 domain-containing protein, with amino-acid sequence MYEYKVVQVREGLIGGKMSADKLEKVLNEWAAKGWQLKSITAVEVKGRIGPGSTEGVLVTFERPTR; translated from the coding sequence ATGTACGAGTACAAGGTCGTCCAGGTCCGCGAAGGTCTCATCGGCGGGAAGATGTCCGCCGACAAGCTGGAGAAGGTGCTCAACGAGTGGGCCGCCAAGGGATGGCAGCTCAAGTCGATCACCGCGGTCGAGGTCAAGGGCCGGATCGGTCCCGGGTCGACCGAGGGCGTCCTGGTCACCTTCGAGCGCCCGACCCGCTGA
- a CDS encoding putative quinol monooxygenase, whose translation MIFITAKFPVKSEHADSWPELSRAFTEACRAEDGCLWFDWSRSVDDPNEYVLIEAFRDDEAGGAHVQSDHFKTATQELPQYLSATPRIVNTTIEGTGWSELGEMAVKD comes from the coding sequence TTGATCTTCATCACCGCCAAGTTCCCCGTGAAGTCCGAGCACGCCGACTCCTGGCCGGAGCTCAGTCGTGCCTTCACCGAGGCCTGCCGCGCCGAGGACGGCTGCCTGTGGTTCGACTGGTCACGCAGCGTGGACGACCCGAATGAGTACGTCCTCATCGAGGCCTTCCGCGACGACGAGGCCGGTGGCGCGCACGTGCAGTCCGACCACTTCAAGACCGCGACGCAGGAGCTCCCGCAGTACCTGTCGGCCACGCCCCGCATCGTCAACACGACGATCGAAGGGACCGGCTGGTCCGAGCTCGGCGAGATGGCCGTCAAGGACTGA
- a CDS encoding glycosyltransferase, producing the protein MTLLVISPDYASHLYPLATLATAWAQEGERVVVATGPATDAIVTGFGFERVHLQLGRGSNPGVIRAEEQPTGEDDALRGFFDATRRGALETLEFQARARADDLLWEPVQVGRAVLDVVDWVRPDTVIVDHLAFSARLALTAAGVPHGDVVLGHPTALPVGEEVYGCPPAFPAAFDIDPDALAHLRSLCEDVRDAFTREWNAASRALSPSAVAVGDAFAVTGDVLLLNYPGELHDPARTALLPPHRFLGSAVRGEPTDPEVSQWLASSDQPVVYVSLGSFLSVRGDVLARVADALRGLDVRVALAHGSTPAGELGDLPTGWLVREVLPQVTLLESAALAVTHGGNNSVTEALTAGVPMLVLPLSTDQFAGAASLESAGMATVLAPNTATPAELRDAIRDLLESTDTAARLRDLARALHALSGAQRARAALAAVQAAGS; encoded by the coding sequence GTGACGCTGCTGGTCATCAGCCCGGACTACGCCTCCCACCTCTACCCGCTCGCCACCCTGGCGACGGCGTGGGCGCAGGAGGGGGAACGCGTCGTCGTCGCGACGGGGCCGGCCACCGACGCGATCGTCACCGGCTTCGGGTTCGAACGGGTGCACCTCCAGCTCGGTCGCGGCTCCAACCCGGGCGTCATCCGGGCCGAGGAGCAACCCACCGGTGAGGACGACGCCCTCCGCGGGTTCTTCGACGCGACCCGGCGAGGAGCGTTGGAGACACTGGAGTTCCAGGCGAGGGCTCGGGCCGACGACCTGCTCTGGGAGCCGGTGCAGGTCGGCCGCGCGGTGCTCGACGTCGTCGATTGGGTGCGCCCCGACACGGTCATCGTCGACCACCTCGCCTTCTCGGCGAGGTTGGCCCTGACCGCTGCCGGGGTGCCGCACGGCGACGTCGTCCTGGGCCACCCGACGGCGCTCCCCGTGGGCGAGGAGGTCTACGGCTGCCCGCCCGCCTTCCCCGCAGCCTTCGACATCGACCCCGACGCGCTCGCCCACCTGCGCAGCCTCTGCGAGGACGTCCGGGACGCCTTCACCCGCGAGTGGAACGCCGCGTCCAGGGCGCTGTCACCGTCCGCGGTCGCGGTCGGCGACGCGTTCGCCGTGACCGGTGACGTCCTGCTGCTCAACTACCCCGGTGAGCTGCACGACCCCGCCCGCACCGCGCTCCTGCCACCGCACCGGTTCCTCGGCTCAGCCGTCCGCGGCGAACCCACCGATCCCGAGGTCTCGCAGTGGCTGGCGTCCAGCGACCAGCCGGTCGTCTACGTCAGCCTGGGCAGCTTCCTGTCCGTCCGCGGCGACGTCCTGGCTCGCGTCGCCGACGCGCTGAGGGGCCTCGACGTCCGGGTCGCCCTGGCCCACGGATCGACCCCGGCCGGCGAGCTCGGCGATCTGCCGACCGGCTGGCTCGTCCGTGAGGTCCTGCCGCAGGTGACCCTGCTGGAGTCGGCAGCCCTGGCCGTCACCCACGGTGGCAACAACAGCGTGACGGAGGCCCTGACGGCCGGTGTCCCCATGCTTGTCCTACCGCTGTCGACCGACCAGTTCGCGGGTGCTGCATCGCTGGAATCGGCAGGAATGGCAACGGTTCTGGCGCCAAACACGGCGACACCGGCTGAGCTGCGCGACGCCATACGGGACCTGCTCGAGTCCACCGACACCGCCGCGCGCCTGCGCGACCTGGCGAGGGCCCTCCACGCCCTGTCCGGGGCGCAACGTGCCCGTGCAGCCCTCGCCGCGGTGCAGGCTGCGGGCTCCTGA